A genomic segment from Rhizobium sp. NLR16a encodes:
- a CDS encoding NAD-glutamate dehydrogenase, with translation MAARNNPKREKQIEGARKIARERGEAHLDPEILFGRASNDDLERYTPEMLALSAVHSAKELAAWNAKTPRVSIDTIGGVTPDGIAVSVLSVTDRNMPFLYESVMGEVTSTHRDLFMAVHPILVMEGDKAPGLYSADQPSDPATRVSHIQLHIAPLNSNQAADLVKRIQMVLEQVRLSVSDWKPMLSKLDGVIAELAANGAGRRKAEHAEAIAFLSWLRDENFTFLGMREYIYSGKGADAKVERDKGAGLGILSNPDVLVLRTGKDAVTTTPEILAFLDGPEFLIVTKANVKSIVHRRAYMDYIGVKRFDAAGNVTGELRIVGLFTSTAYTSLASEIPLLRSKIEKVKEHFGFDPMSHSGRMLDNTLESYPRDDLFQIDTTLLASFAEQINDLADRPRVRVLPRIDHFDRFVSVIVYVPREEYDSIVRERIGTYLKTVYDGRVSAYYPAFPEGGVARVHFIIGRSGGKTPRIPQAKLEQTIREITARWDDRFEALAGSKSPRLSVDQAFQDSFSPEETVADLADIGACAAGEPLRIQFYHRHEQEGRVLSLKIFHAGGQLALSRRVPLLENLGFNVVSERTFDIGVQVADGPTQLVVLHDMELETRSGSDIDLHRYGAALEEAFVAAFAGTLDNDSFNRLILSAGLSAREANVLRAYARYLRQAGIAYSQDYIATTLDKYPGVAAAIFRLFHDTLDPKLADKARLKKIADLHQAIEAELADVPSLDDDRILRRYVNIVDATLRTNYFQKNPDGSPKAMLAFKLDPNLVDGLPQPKPFREMFVYGVEVEGVHLRFGRVARGGLRWSDRAEDYRTEVLGLVKAQQVKNAVIVPVGAKGGFYPKRLPVGGSRDEIFNAGREAYKTYIRTLLSITDNISGAEVVPPKDTVRLDGDDPYFVVAADKGTATFSDTANALAQEAGFWLDDAFASGGSAGYDHKKMGITARGAWETVKRHFREMDIDIQTTPFTVAGVGDMSGDVFGNGMLLSPKIRLVAAFDHRDIIIDPDPDMERTLAERQRLFNLPRSSWQDFDKNVLSKGAMIISRAAKSVTLTPEAVSAIGIDKAVATPFEIMTAILKSPVDLLWFGGIGTYVKAPSETDTEVGDRANDPIRITAAEVGAKVIGEGANLGVTQKGRIAYGLKGGRCNSDAIDNSAGVNTSDVEVNIKIALAAALHDGRLTRAKRDQLLSSMTGEVAALVLRNNYLQSLAISLTERKGTANGLELGRFMSVLEGAGQLNRKVETLPDDQTLAERYAAGKPLTRPEIGVLLSYAKIVLFDALAASDLPDDPYFAATLSNYFPVRMQKSNAGDIAGHRLRREIIATVLANEAINRGGPSFTIAMMDATAASAPEVVRAAIVARDGFDLNRLWAETDALDGKISGGVQNRIYEEISHSFIVLTRLLLKTAMTKADMAEVISRLRAALKKLRPAFAEQAAGDAAARQSEYAEAGVPEKLAAEIANLQSFALVPEIMQIAERTGEPLVRAAENYFAVSKTFRIARLLAAGGRILTSDHYENLALARSIDQIASARRDIVISALSDHGKEKLPVQAWHAQDRVRINRIVEELSSLSDSGDPNLARITVAAGILTDLARDRAR, from the coding sequence ATGGCTGCCAGAAACAATCCCAAACGAGAAAAACAGATTGAGGGCGCGCGAAAGATCGCCAGGGAGAGGGGCGAGGCCCATCTCGATCCGGAAATTCTCTTCGGCCGGGCAAGCAATGACGATCTCGAACGCTACACGCCCGAAATGCTGGCGCTTTCTGCCGTGCATTCGGCAAAAGAACTTGCCGCCTGGAACGCCAAGACGCCGCGCGTCAGCATCGACACCATCGGCGGTGTGACGCCTGACGGCATTGCCGTCTCGGTGCTTTCGGTGACCGACCGGAATATGCCCTTTCTCTATGAATCGGTCATGGGAGAAGTGACGAGCACCCATCGCGATCTCTTCATGGCCGTACATCCCATCCTGGTGATGGAAGGAGACAAGGCTCCCGGGCTCTATTCCGCCGACCAGCCGAGCGATCCCGCCACGCGGGTCAGCCATATCCAGCTTCATATCGCGCCGCTCAATTCCAACCAGGCGGCCGATCTCGTCAAACGTATCCAGATGGTGCTCGAACAGGTCCGCCTGTCGGTTTCGGACTGGAAGCCGATGCTTTCCAAGCTCGACGGGGTGATCGCCGAGCTTGCGGCCAACGGCGCCGGCCGCAGAAAGGCTGAACACGCCGAGGCGATCGCCTTCCTGAGCTGGCTGCGCGACGAGAACTTCACCTTCCTCGGCATGCGCGAATATATCTATTCCGGCAAGGGTGCCGACGCCAAGGTCGAGCGGGACAAGGGGGCGGGCCTCGGCATTCTCTCCAACCCCGATGTTCTCGTGCTGCGCACCGGTAAGGACGCCGTGACGACGACTCCGGAGATCCTCGCCTTCCTCGACGGCCCCGAGTTCCTGATCGTGACCAAGGCGAACGTGAAATCGATCGTCCATCGCCGCGCCTATATGGATTATATCGGCGTCAAGCGTTTCGACGCCGCGGGCAACGTCACCGGCGAACTGCGCATCGTCGGCCTCTTCACCTCGACGGCCTATACGTCGCTCGCCTCGGAAATCCCGCTGCTGCGCTCCAAGATCGAGAAGGTGAAAGAGCATTTCGGCTTCGACCCGATGAGCCATTCCGGCCGCATGCTCGACAACACGCTGGAATCCTATCCGCGCGATGATCTTTTCCAGATCGACACGACATTGCTTGCCAGCTTTGCCGAGCAGATCAACGATCTCGCCGACCGGCCGCGTGTGCGCGTCCTGCCGCGCATCGACCATTTCGACCGCTTCGTCTCGGTCATCGTCTATGTGCCGCGCGAGGAATATGACTCGATCGTGCGCGAGCGGATCGGCACCTATCTGAAGACGGTCTATGACGGCCGTGTCTCCGCCTATTATCCGGCTTTCCCCGAAGGCGGCGTTGCCCGCGTGCATTTCATCATCGGCCGCTCCGGCGGCAAGACGCCACGCATTCCGCAGGCAAAGCTTGAGCAGACGATCCGCGAAATCACCGCCCGCTGGGACGACCGTTTCGAAGCGCTCGCCGGATCGAAGTCGCCGAGACTATCAGTCGATCAGGCCTTCCAGGATTCCTTTAGCCCTGAAGAGACCGTGGCCGACCTCGCCGATATCGGCGCCTGCGCCGCCGGCGAGCCGCTTCGCATCCAGTTTTATCATCGCCACGAACAAGAGGGCCGCGTGCTCTCGCTGAAGATCTTCCATGCCGGCGGCCAGCTGGCCTTGTCGCGCCGCGTGCCGCTTCTCGAGAACCTCGGCTTCAATGTCGTCAGCGAACGCACCTTCGACATTGGGGTACAGGTCGCCGATGGCCCAACCCAACTCGTGGTGCTGCACGACATGGAACTCGAAACCCGCAGCGGCAGCGATATCGACCTGCATCGTTATGGCGCTGCGCTCGAGGAAGCCTTCGTCGCCGCCTTCGCCGGCACGCTCGACAATGACAGCTTCAACCGGCTGATCCTTTCGGCAGGGCTCTCGGCGCGCGAAGCCAATGTGTTGCGCGCCTATGCCCGTTATCTCCGCCAGGCCGGCATCGCCTATTCGCAGGATTACATCGCAACGACGCTCGATAAATATCCTGGTGTGGCCGCCGCCATCTTCCGGCTGTTCCACGACACGCTCGACCCCAAGCTTGCCGACAAAGCCCGTCTCAAGAAGATCGCCGACCTGCATCAGGCGATCGAGGCCGAGCTTGCCGACGTGCCGAGCCTTGACGACGACCGTATCCTGCGCCGCTACGTCAACATCGTCGACGCGACGCTGCGCACCAACTATTTCCAGAAGAACCCTGACGGGTCGCCGAAAGCCATGCTGGCCTTCAAGCTCGATCCGAATCTGGTCGACGGCTTGCCGCAACCGAAACCCTTCCGCGAGATGTTCGTCTACGGCGTCGAGGTCGAAGGCGTGCACCTGCGTTTCGGCCGGGTAGCGCGCGGTGGTCTGCGCTGGTCGGACCGCGCCGAGGACTACCGCACCGAGGTGCTCGGCCTGGTCAAGGCGCAGCAGGTGAAGAACGCCGTCATCGTCCCGGTCGGCGCCAAAGGCGGCTTTTACCCGAAAAGGCTTCCGGTGGGCGGCAGCCGCGACGAAATCTTCAATGCGGGCCGCGAGGCTTACAAGACCTATATTCGCACGCTGCTTTCGATCACCGACAATATCTCCGGCGCCGAGGTCGTGCCGCCGAAGGATACGGTAAGGCTCGATGGCGACGATCCCTATTTCGTCGTCGCCGCCGACAAGGGCACCGCGACCTTCTCCGACACCGCCAATGCGTTGGCGCAGGAAGCCGGCTTCTGGCTGGACGACGCCTTCGCCTCCGGTGGCTCGGCCGGCTACGACCACAAGAAGATGGGCATCACCGCCCGGGGCGCCTGGGAAACCGTGAAACGCCATTTCCGCGAAATGGACATCGACATCCAGACGACGCCCTTTACCGTCGCGGGCGTCGGCGACATGTCGGGCGACGTCTTCGGCAACGGCATGCTGCTCTCCCCGAAGATCCGGCTCGTCGCCGCCTTCGATCACCGCGACATCATCATCGACCCCGATCCCGATATGGAAAGGACGCTGGCCGAGCGCCAACGGCTCTTCAACCTGCCGCGCTCGAGCTGGCAGGACTTCGATAAAAACGTGCTTTCGAAGGGCGCGATGATCATTTCGCGCGCGGCGAAATCGGTGACGCTGACGCCGGAAGCGGTAAGTGCGATCGGCATCGACAAAGCCGTGGCCACGCCCTTCGAGATCATGACGGCGATCCTGAAGAGCCCGGTCGACCTGCTCTGGTTCGGCGGCATCGGCACCTATGTAAAAGCGCCGTCCGAAACCGATACCGAAGTCGGCGACCGCGCCAATGACCCGATCCGCATCACCGCGGCGGAGGTGGGCGCCAAGGTGATCGGCGAGGGCGCAAACCTCGGCGTCACCCAGAAAGGCCGCATCGCCTACGGCCTGAAGGGCGGGCGCTGCAATTCCGACGCCATCGACAATTCGGCTGGCGTCAACACCTCGGACGTCGAGGTCAACATCAAGATCGCGCTGGCGGCGGCCCTGCATGACGGGCGGCTGACGCGGGCAAAACGCGACCAGCTACTTTCGTCGATGACCGGTGAAGTCGCGGCCCTGGTCCTGCGCAACAACTATCTCCAGTCGCTGGCGATCTCACTGACGGAGCGCAAGGGCACGGCCAACGGCCTGGAACTCGGCCGCTTCATGAGCGTGCTCGAGGGGGCCGGTCAGCTGAACCGCAAGGTCGAGACCTTGCCCGACGACCAAACTCTTGCCGAACGTTATGCGGCCGGCAAGCCGCTGACGCGGCCGGAAATCGGCGTGCTGCTGTCCTATGCTAAGATCGTGCTCTTCGATGCGCTTGCCGCGAGCGACCTGCCCGATGACCCTTATTTTGCGGCGACACTGTCGAATTACTTTCCCGTCAGAATGCAGAAGTCGAACGCCGGCGATATCGCCGGCCACCGCCTGCGGCGCGAAATCATCGCGACCGTGCTTGCCAATGAAGCGATCAACCGCGGCGGGCCGAGCTTCACCATTGCCATGATGGACGCAACGGCGGCTTCGGCGCCGGAGGTGGTGCGCGCCGCAATTGTTGCCCGCGACGGTTTCGACCTTAACCGGCTCTGGGCCGAAACGGACGCGCTCGACGGCAAGATATCGGGCGGGGTGCAGAACCGCATTTACGAGGAAATCAGCCACAGCTTTATCGTGCTCACGCGCCTGCTGTTGAAAACCGCCATGACCAAAGCCGATATGGCCGAGGTGATTAGCCGGCTGCGGGCGGCTCTGAAGAAGTTGAGGCCTGCTTTCGCCGAACAGGCGGCCGGCGATGCTGCCGCGCGCCAGTCGGAATATGCCGAAGCGGGCGTGCCTGAAAAGCTGGCAGCCGAAATCGCCAACCTCCAGAGCTTCGCGCTGGTGCCGGAGATCATGCAGATTGCCGAGCGCACCGGCGAGCCGCTGGTGCGCGCGGCCGAAAATTATTTTGCCGTGTCTAAGACCTTTCGGATCGCGCGGTTGCTCGCAGCCGGCGGCCGGATCCTCACCTCCGACCATTACGAAAATCTGGCGCTGGCGCGCAGCATCGACCAGATCGCCAGCGCCCGGCGCGATATCGTCATCTCGGCGCTTTCCGATCACGGCAAGGAGAAGCTGCCCGTCCAGGCCTGGCATGCGCAGGATCGCGTCCGCATCAACCGCATCGTCGAGGAGCTTTCGAGCCTCAGCGATAGTGGCGATCCCAATCTTGCGCGCATCACTGTTGCCGCAGGCATCCTGACCGATCTTGCGCGCGACCGGGCGAGGTGA
- a CDS encoding heparinase II/III family protein: MQSGRRFASMYVREAWRRALRRVALLRLKLIRHSIKPPERLIVAPTDLRGIDSHVADEILNGRFLLAGRMLETNGKSPFTFTLPSRPFATRLHSFGWLRHMRAHKTERSAAVARAIVDSWLSIHAGRMEGIAWETDVTAQRVIAWLSHSPVVLQNADRGFYRRFMKSLAFQVRFLHRVAPYTLGGLELFRLRIALAMASVAMPARASTLRRAAQALDRQFDSQILPDGGHISRNPRIGLELLLDLLPLRQTYVNLGHDLPQKLISGIDRMYPALRFFRHQDGDLALFNGATSTLANELMSVLRYDETAGQPFKALPQSRYQRLSGGKTVIIADTGTPPSGGAVRTAHAGSLSFEMSSGRHRFIVNSGSPKFAGHRYVQMARTTAAHSTVILNDTSSSRFSRSPFLDHAITEPVKTVTVERVETEDGRDSIKLSHDGYLKLFGVLHERELTLNAAGSMVTGHDRLIRREGYESDDPLKAVARFHIHPSIVLQQSDGESVLLMAPDGESWLFSAPGNEVLVSEDIFFADSSGICGSDQIEIDFDLAEKTEIRWFLSRKA, translated from the coding sequence ATGCAGTCCGGTCGGCGTTTTGCGAGCATGTATGTTCGGGAGGCTTGGCGGCGCGCCTTGCGCCGCGTCGCGTTGCTGCGCCTGAAGCTCATTCGCCATTCGATCAAACCGCCCGAGCGCCTGATCGTCGCCCCGACCGATCTTCGCGGCATCGATTCACATGTGGCGGACGAAATTCTCAATGGACGTTTCCTCCTGGCCGGGCGCATGCTGGAAACGAACGGCAAATCGCCCTTCACCTTCACCCTGCCTTCGCGGCCCTTTGCGACCCGCCTGCACAGCTTCGGCTGGCTGCGGCACATGCGTGCGCACAAGACGGAACGCAGCGCGGCGGTTGCCCGAGCGATCGTCGACAGCTGGCTTTCCATCCATGCCGGCCGCATGGAAGGAATTGCCTGGGAGACCGACGTCACCGCCCAGCGCGTCATTGCCTGGCTGTCACATTCGCCTGTTGTGCTGCAGAACGCCGATCGCGGCTTTTATCGGCGCTTCATGAAGTCGCTCGCTTTCCAGGTCAGGTTCCTGCATCGCGTGGCGCCCTATACGCTTGGCGGTCTGGAGCTGTTCCGGCTACGCATCGCGCTCGCCATGGCCTCCGTCGCCATGCCGGCCCGCGCCTCCACGCTTCGGAGAGCGGCGCAGGCGCTCGACCGTCAATTCGATAGCCAGATTCTGCCGGATGGCGGCCACATCTCGCGCAACCCGCGCATCGGCTTGGAACTGTTGCTCGACCTGCTGCCGCTGCGGCAGACTTACGTCAATCTCGGCCATGACCTGCCGCAGAAGCTGATCTCCGGCATCGACCGCATGTATCCCGCTTTGCGGTTTTTCCGGCATCAGGACGGGGACCTGGCGCTTTTCAACGGCGCAACCTCGACGCTCGCCAATGAGCTGATGTCGGTGCTCAGATATGACGAGACCGCCGGCCAGCCGTTCAAGGCTTTGCCGCAGTCGCGCTATCAGCGGCTTTCCGGGGGCAAGACCGTCATAATCGCCGATACCGGGACGCCGCCTTCGGGCGGCGCAGTGCGCACCGCGCATGCCGGCAGCCTTTCATTCGAAATGTCGTCCGGCCGCCATCGCTTCATCGTCAATTCCGGCTCGCCGAAATTTGCCGGACACCGCTATGTGCAGATGGCGCGCACGACCGCGGCGCATTCGACCGTCATCCTCAACGACACCTCATCCAGCCGTTTTTCACGCTCGCCTTTCCTCGATCACGCAATCACCGAACCGGTGAAGACCGTCACCGTCGAACGTGTCGAAACGGAGGATGGGCGCGACAGCATCAAGCTCAGCCATGACGGTTATCTCAAGCTGTTCGGCGTGCTGCACGAGCGTGAGCTGACGCTCAATGCTGCGGGTTCGATGGTGACAGGCCACGACCGGCTCATCCGGCGTGAAGGATATGAAAGTGACGACCCCCTGAAGGCCGTCGCCCGTTTTCATATTCATCCTTCCATCGTTCTGCAGCAGAGCGATGGAGAATCCGTGCTGCTGATGGCGCCGGACGGCGAAAGCTGGCTGTTTTCCGCGCCCGGAAATGAAGTCCTGGTTTCCGAGGACATCTTCTTTGCCGACAGCTCCGGCATTTGTGGCTCGGACCAGATCGAGATCGATTTCGATCTGGCCGAGAAGACGGAGATCCGCTGGTTCCTCTCCCGTAAAGCTTAG
- a CDS encoding RsmB/NOP family class I SAM-dependent RNA methyltransferase: protein MVLNSDGTKKPFRQQKPFAGRSAPAKPGLQTRAAAAKILAAVVDRKLSLDGALDHEHGNPAYKALGESDRALVRAILNTTLRHLPRIDAAIASLLESPLPEGARALHHVLAIAAAQILYLDVPDHSAVDLAVEQANLDPRNRRFAKLVNAVLRRLGREKDEVLEKIGKVPPMPGWFLARLEKAYGRDAALAIAQSQLEPAAIDLTVKSDAEAWAKKLNGVALPTGGVRLAAFDGGIPSLEGFDDGAWWVQDAAASIPARLFGDLSGKRAADLCAAPGGKTAQLILAGGAVTALDQSESRLRRLRSNLDRLGLNAETVATDLTTFKPTEGFDAILLDAPCSSTGTTRRHPDVLWTKGPDDIARLAALQERLLRHALTLLKPGGTLVFSNCSLDPAEGEEVVARVVSNTDAIERVPISAGDWPGLEAAITSLGEFRTLPTMLKMPDGIASGLDGFYAVMLRRAA, encoded by the coding sequence GTGGTCTTGAATTCAGACGGCACGAAAAAGCCATTCCGCCAACAGAAACCCTTCGCCGGCCGATCGGCGCCAGCCAAGCCGGGCCTGCAGACCCGGGCGGCGGCCGCAAAAATTCTGGCAGCCGTCGTCGACCGAAAGCTGTCGCTCGACGGCGCTCTCGATCATGAACACGGCAATCCGGCCTACAAGGCGCTTGGCGAAAGCGATCGCGCCCTCGTCCGCGCCATTCTCAACACGACGCTGCGCCACCTGCCGCGCATCGACGCCGCAATTGCCTCGCTGCTGGAATCGCCGCTGCCGGAGGGTGCGCGGGCCTTACACCATGTTCTGGCAATCGCGGCGGCGCAGATCCTTTATCTCGACGTGCCGGATCATTCGGCCGTCGATCTTGCCGTCGAGCAGGCCAACCTGGATCCACGCAATCGCCGCTTCGCAAAGCTGGTCAATGCGGTGCTGCGCCGGCTCGGCCGTGAAAAGGACGAGGTGCTGGAGAAGATCGGTAAGGTTCCGCCGATGCCGGGCTGGTTCCTCGCACGGCTGGAAAAGGCTTATGGCCGCGACGCGGCGCTGGCGATCGCGCAATCGCAGCTCGAACCTGCGGCGATCGATTTGACCGTCAAATCCGACGCCGAAGCCTGGGCGAAGAAGCTGAACGGCGTTGCCCTGCCGACGGGCGGCGTGCGGCTTGCCGCCTTTGACGGCGGAATTCCTTCACTCGAGGGCTTCGACGACGGTGCGTGGTGGGTGCAGGATGCGGCGGCAAGCATTCCGGCCAGGCTTTTCGGTGATCTGTCGGGCAAACGTGCCGCCGATCTCTGTGCTGCGCCTGGCGGCAAGACAGCGCAGCTCATCCTTGCCGGCGGCGCGGTGACCGCACTCGATCAGTCGGAAAGCCGGCTGAGACGGCTGCGGTCGAATCTCGACCGGCTTGGCCTCAACGCGGAAACGGTTGCGACGGATCTGACGACATTCAAGCCGACGGAAGGCTTCGATGCCATCCTGCTCGACGCCCCCTGCTCTTCCACCGGCACGACGCGCCGGCACCCTGACGTGCTGTGGACCAAGGGGCCGGATGATATTGCGAGGCTGGCGGCGCTGCAGGAGCGGCTGCTGCGTCATGCGCTGACCTTGCTGAAACCCGGAGGCACGCTGGTGTTTTCGAACTGCTCGCTCGATCCGGCCGAAGGCGAGGAGGTGGTCGCCCGCGTTGTTTCCAATACGGACGCGATCGAGCGTGTGCCGATCAGCGCGGGCGACTGGCCCGGTCTTGAAGCGGCGATCACGTCGCTCGGTGAATTCCGCACGCTTCCGACCATGCTGAAAATGCCGGACGGCATTGCCTCCGGCCTCGACGGCTTCTACGCGGTGATGCTGCGGCGAGCCGCCTGA
- a CDS encoding MFS transporter, whose translation MLNRIDWTGTQPPKATEKGIWAWMFFDWAAQPFFTVVTTFIFGPYFVSRLTDDPVSAQTTWSNMATISSVIIALLSPVLGSIADQSGARKPWIGFFAIIKIASLFGLWFAAPGSPVLYPVIFMILASVSAEFSIVFNDSMMPRLVGKHEVGKLSNTAWGLGYLGGMIVLIAVVTLLAASPESGKTVLGLDPLFGLDPKTGQDARITGPISAVWYLIFILPMFFFTPDVRRGLPFGTAIRAGLRELRNTLGELKERRGTLKFLIARMIYQDGVNGLLILGGVFAAGMFGWATIEIGLYGIILNVVAIFGCLIAGRIDKGVGSKVTVAISLTMLLLATIGIISTGPGYTLFGLMALPTADSGGLFGTAAEKAYILYGLLIGLAFGPVQASSRSYLARSVSLEEAGRYFGLYALSGRATSFMATLLFSLVTYMSGSARLGMATLILFLAGGLVLLVRTPYPADRA comes from the coding sequence ATGTTGAATCGCATAGACTGGACAGGAACGCAGCCGCCGAAAGCCACGGAGAAGGGCATCTGGGCGTGGATGTTCTTCGATTGGGCGGCCCAGCCTTTCTTCACTGTGGTCACCACCTTCATCTTCGGGCCCTATTTCGTCTCCCGCCTGACGGATGACCCGGTGTCGGCGCAGACGACGTGGAGCAACATGGCGACGATTTCGTCTGTGATCATTGCCCTGCTCTCGCCCGTTCTCGGCTCGATCGCCGACCAGTCCGGCGCGCGCAAACCGTGGATCGGCTTCTTCGCCATCATCAAGATAGCCAGCCTCTTCGGCCTGTGGTTCGCAGCCCCCGGTTCGCCTGTCCTCTATCCCGTGATCTTTATGATCCTCGCCTCGGTTTCAGCCGAGTTTTCGATCGTCTTCAACGATTCGATGATGCCGCGGCTGGTCGGCAAGCACGAGGTCGGCAAACTCTCCAACACCGCTTGGGGGCTCGGTTACCTCGGCGGCATGATCGTGCTGATTGCCGTCGTTACGCTTCTGGCGGCAAGCCCGGAAAGCGGCAAGACCGTTCTCGGCCTCGATCCGCTTTTCGGCCTCGATCCCAAGACCGGCCAGGACGCACGCATCACCGGGCCGATCTCAGCCGTCTGGTACCTGATTTTTATCCTGCCGATGTTCTTCTTCACACCCGATGTTCGCAGAGGCCTGCCCTTCGGCACCGCCATCCGCGCCGGCCTGCGGGAACTGAGAAACACGCTCGGCGAACTCAAGGAACGCCGCGGCACCCTGAAATTCCTGATTGCCCGCATGATCTATCAGGATGGCGTCAACGGCCTGTTGATCCTCGGCGGCGTTTTCGCCGCCGGCATGTTCGGCTGGGCGACGATCGAAATCGGCCTCTACGGCATCATCCTGAACGTCGTCGCGATCTTCGGCTGCCTGATCGCCGGCCGGATCGACAAAGGCGTCGGTTCGAAAGTGACCGTCGCCATCAGCCTCACCATGCTGCTTCTCGCCACCATCGGCATCATCTCCACCGGGCCGGGCTACACCCTGTTTGGCCTGATGGCGCTGCCGACGGCCGATTCCGGCGGCCTCTTCGGCACCGCCGCGGAAAAGGCCTATATCCTTTACGGCCTGCTGATCGGGCTCGCCTTCGGGCCGGTGCAGGCCTCGTCGCGCTCTTATCTCGCGCGCAGCGTCAGCCTTGAGGAAGCCGGCCGCTACTTCGGCCTCTATGCGCTTTCGGGACGCGCCACCAGTTTCATGGCGACGCTGCTCTTCTCGCTGGTGACCTATATGAGCGGCTCAGCGCGGCTCGGAATGGCAACGCTGATCCTGTTTCTCGCTGGCGGGCTGGTGCTGCTGGTCCGCACGCCTTATCCCGCCGACCGAGCCTGA
- the purH gene encoding bifunctional phosphoribosylaminoimidazolecarboxamide formyltransferase/IMP cyclohydrolase translates to MAVISKKIPAPDKVEIKTALLSVFDKTGIVELARTLSERGVRLLSTGGTYKAIAAAGLVVTDVSEITGFPEIMDGRVKTLHPIVHGGLLAIRDDGEHQEAMKKHGIEGIDLAVINLYPFEEVRAAGGDYPTTVENIDIGGPAMIRASAKNHAYVTILTDPDDYAEFKEQLSADDGKTAYAFRQRMAAKAYARTAAYDATISNWFAEALAIDTPRHRVIGGVLKEEMRYGENPHQKAAFYVTGEKRPGVSTAVLLQGKQLSYNNINDTDAAYELVAEFLPEKAPACAIIKHANPCGVATGSSLVEAYQRALACDSVSAFGGIIALNRILDAETAEEIVKLFTEVIIAPDVTEEARAIVARKPNLRLLSAGGLPDPRAPGLTAKTVSGGLLVQSRDNGMIEDLELKVVTKRAPTAQELDDMKFAFKVGKHVKSNAVVYAKDGQTAGIGAGQMSRVDSARIAALKAEEAAKALGLPSPMTQGSAVASEAFLPFADGLLSMIAAGATAVIQPGGSMRDQEVIDAANEHGVAMVFTGMRHFRH, encoded by the coding sequence ATGGCCGTCATTTCCAAAAAGATCCCCGCCCCGGACAAGGTCGAAATCAAGACCGCACTCCTCTCCGTGTTCGACAAGACCGGCATCGTCGAGCTCGCCCGGACATTGTCCGAAAGAGGCGTGCGGCTGCTGTCGACCGGCGGCACCTACAAGGCGATCGCCGCTGCCGGTCTGGTGGTCACCGACGTCTCCGAGATCACCGGCTTTCCCGAGATCATGGATGGGCGCGTCAAGACGCTGCATCCGATCGTGCATGGCGGCCTGCTGGCGATCCGCGATGACGGCGAACACCAGGAAGCGATGAAAAAGCACGGGATCGAGGGCATCGATCTGGCCGTCATCAACCTCTATCCTTTCGAAGAGGTACGCGCGGCCGGCGGCGATTATCCGACGACCGTCGAAAATATCGACATCGGCGGTCCGGCGATGATCCGTGCATCGGCCAAGAACCATGCCTATGTGACCATCCTGACAGACCCAGACGATTATGCCGAGTTCAAGGAGCAGCTTTCGGCGGATGACGGCAAGACCGCCTATGCCTTCCGCCAGCGCATGGCTGCCAAGGCCTATGCCCGAACCGCGGCCTATGATGCCACGATTTCCAACTGGTTTGCCGAAGCGCTGGCGATCGACACGCCGCGCCACCGCGTCATCGGCGGTGTGCTGAAGGAAGAGATGCGTTACGGCGAAAATCCGCACCAGAAGGCGGCCTTCTACGTCACGGGCGAGAAGCGCCCGGGCGTTTCGACGGCCGTCCTGCTGCAGGGCAAGCAGCTCTCCTATAACAATATCAACGACACCGATGCCGCCTATGAACTCGTCGCCGAATTCCTGCCGGAAAAGGCGCCCGCCTGCGCGATCATCAAACATGCCAATCCCTGCGGCGTCGCCACCGGCTCGAGCCTGGTGGAAGCCTATCAGCGGGCGCTTGCCTGCGATTCCGTTTCCGCATTCGGCGGCATCATCGCCCTCAACCGGATATTGGATGCCGAAACGGCGGAGGAGATCGTCAAGCTCTTCACCGAAGTGATCATCGCGCCCGATGTCACCGAGGAGGCCAGGGCTATCGTCGCTCGCAAGCCGAACCTGCGGCTGCTGTCGGCCGGTGGCCTGCCCGATCCGCGCGCCCCAGGACTGACGGCGAAGACCGTTTCCGGCGGCCTGCTCGTCCAGAGTCGCGACAACGGCATGATCGAGGATCTGGAGCTCAAGGTCGTCACCAAGCGTGCGCCGACGGCGCAGGAGCTTGATGATATGAAGTTTGCCTTCAAAGTCGGCAAACATGTCAAATCGAATGCCGTGGTCTATGCCAAGGATGGCCAGACGGCTGGAATCGGCGCCGGCCAGATGAGCCGGGTGGATTCCGCCCGCATTGCCGCGCTGAAAGCCGAAGAGGCCGCCAAGGCGCTTGGCCTCCCCTCGCCGATGACGCAAGGCTCGGCGGTTGCTTCCGAAGCCTTCCTGCCATTTGCCGATGGTCTTCTGTCGATGATCGCCGCAGGGGCGACAGCGGTCATTCAGCCGGGCGGTTCGATGCGAGACCAGGAGGTCATCGATGCCGCCAACGAACACGGCGTCGCGATGGTCTTCACCGGCATGCGCCATTTCCGGCACTGA